A single window of Nocardia sp. NBC_01327 DNA harbors:
- a CDS encoding family 2B encapsulin nanocompartment shell protein, whose product MTIEMPLQTENGHRKTLSTTAAHQLAHTTKSEPQMQGISSRWLTRNLPWTQVKGGVYRVNRRLTHTVGNGEVEYIINGPNARVIPLELQELPQLRGFEDEEVLATVAARFEQRDLPPGTVVAEFGNPMDQVLLIVHGKLSKIGTGEYGEATKLGMLAGGDFYGDETLIDPDAIWPVTIKTVTPTTVLVLTRPALLQLCDNIPALQEHLSAVANVPAAPQNKFGEAEIVVSSGHHGEPILDGTYVDYDSQPREYELSLGQSVLRVHTRVADLFNDPMDQIEQQLRLTIEAMYERREYDLVNNADFGLLNNCDLKQRIYTESGPPTPDDMDELLSMRRSTKLFLAHPKAIAAFARECNKRGLYPDPVEVDGHRVPAWRGVPIFPCGKIPVSDTSTTSILAMRTGEKDQGVIGLHQTGIPDEYEPSLNVRFKGIDDQSIISYLVSCYYSAAVLVPDALGILDNVSIARQSD is encoded by the coding sequence ATGACCATCGAAATGCCCCTTCAGACTGAAAACGGCCATCGGAAAACCCTCAGTACCACCGCCGCCCACCAGCTGGCGCACACCACCAAATCCGAACCGCAGATGCAGGGCATCAGCTCCCGATGGCTGACCCGCAATCTGCCGTGGACACAGGTCAAGGGCGGTGTGTATCGAGTCAACCGGCGCCTCACCCACACCGTCGGCAACGGCGAGGTCGAATACATCATCAACGGCCCGAACGCCCGGGTCATCCCGCTCGAACTGCAGGAGCTCCCGCAGCTGCGGGGCTTCGAGGACGAGGAGGTGCTCGCCACCGTCGCCGCACGCTTCGAACAGCGCGACCTCCCGCCCGGCACCGTCGTCGCCGAATTCGGCAATCCGATGGATCAGGTGCTGCTGATCGTGCACGGCAAGCTCAGCAAGATCGGCACCGGCGAATACGGCGAGGCCACCAAGCTCGGCATGCTCGCCGGCGGCGACTTCTACGGCGACGAGACGCTGATCGATCCGGACGCCATCTGGCCGGTAACCATCAAAACCGTCACGCCCACCACCGTTCTGGTGCTGACCCGCCCGGCGCTGCTGCAGCTGTGCGACAACATTCCGGCACTGCAGGAGCATCTGTCGGCGGTGGCCAATGTGCCTGCCGCGCCGCAGAACAAATTCGGTGAGGCCGAGATCGTGGTCTCCTCCGGCCACCACGGCGAGCCGATCCTCGACGGCACCTATGTCGACTACGACTCGCAGCCACGCGAATACGAACTCAGCCTCGGCCAGAGCGTATTGCGGGTACACACCCGCGTCGCCGATCTGTTCAACGATCCGATGGACCAGATCGAACAGCAGCTGCGCCTGACCATCGAAGCCATGTACGAGCGCCGCGAATACGACCTCGTCAACAATGCGGACTTCGGGCTGCTCAACAATTGTGATCTCAAGCAGCGCATCTACACCGAGTCCGGCCCGCCGACCCCGGACGATATGGACGAGCTGCTCAGCATGCGGCGCAGCACCAAACTCTTTCTGGCACACCCGAAGGCGATCGCCGCATTCGCCCGCGAGTGCAACAAGCGCGGTCTCTACCCGGATCCGGTGGAGGTCGACGGCCATCGCGTGCCCGCCTGGCGCGGCGTGCCGATCTTCCCGTGCGGCAAGATCCCGGTCAGCGACACCTCCACCACGTCCATCCTCGCCATGCGCACCGGCGAGAAGGATCAGGGCGTCATCGGCCTGCACCAGACCGGAATTCCGGACGAGTACGAACCCAGCCTGAATGTGCGATTCAAGGGGATCGACGATCAGTCGATCATCTCCTACCTCGTCAGCTGCTACTACTCGGCGGCCGTCCTGGTCCCCGATGCGCTCGGCATTCTCGACAATGTGTCGATCGCCCGTCAGTCCGACTGA